Proteins from one Congzhengia minquanensis genomic window:
- a CDS encoding ComF family protein, which produces MFDKILSFLFPSPCVVCQKPAGRNRFVCNSCKEHLTLLKPGAFCKTCFAPLPSGAELCGKCLSNSPAYGQLVACVSYQGILRNSLHRYKFGGRSDLHTSFAMMMCAQLLSFGCTDFDVVVPTPLSNERLRERGFNQAELIAKDIAKQFHAPCVSNALKKCRDTERQSELDMHQRDRNVRGAFALSSPDAVREKKVLLVDDIFTTGATMREAAKTLSAVSKSVTACVLAKTDIRQRS; this is translated from the coding sequence ATGTTCGATAAAATTCTTTCCTTTTTATTTCCAAGTCCCTGTGTAGTGTGCCAAAAACCTGCCGGAAGAAACCGGTTTGTCTGCAATTCCTGCAAAGAACATTTAACTCTTTTAAAACCGGGCGCTTTTTGCAAGACCTGTTTTGCACCCCTGCCTTCCGGCGCTGAACTTTGCGGAAAGTGCCTAAGCAACAGTCCCGCTTACGGCCAGTTAGTTGCCTGTGTCTCCTATCAGGGAATCCTGCGCAACTCGCTGCACCGCTATAAATTCGGCGGCCGTTCTGACCTGCACACTTCTTTTGCAATGATGATGTGCGCTCAACTTCTTTCCTTCGGCTGCACGGATTTTGATGTTGTGGTTCCTACTCCGCTGTCGAATGAGCGCCTTCGGGAAAGAGGCTTCAATCAAGCGGAATTAATTGCAAAGGACATTGCCAAACAATTTCACGCCCCTTGCGTTTCCAACGCGCTTAAAAAGTGCCGGGATACCGAACGGCAGTCGGAGCTTGACATGCACCAAAGGGATCGCAATGTTCGCGGGGCGTTTGCTTTAAGCAGCCCCGATGCTGTCCGCGAGAAAAAAGTGCTTCTTGTAGACGACATTTTCACCACCGGCGCAACCATGCGGGAAGCCGCCAAAACCCTCTCGGCTGTTTCAAAGAGCGTTACTGCCTGCGTTTTAGCGAAAACGGATATCAGGCAGCGTTCTTAA
- the aroQ gene encoding type II 3-dehydroquinate dehydratase, with product MYYKLKLIHGPNLNMLGVRQPEIYGHDTLSDIEQLVVSEAKKKGFAADCFQSNSEGAIIDAIQSCYQACDGIILNAGAYTHYSYAIRDAISSVMVPCVEVHLSDIHAREPFRSVSVLEPVCVKQICGLGKQGYVLAVEELIKNHVR from the coding sequence ATGTATTACAAATTAAAACTGATTCATGGTCCGAATTTGAATATGCTGGGCGTCCGCCAGCCTGAAATATATGGGCATGACACGCTGTCGGACATTGAACAGCTGGTTGTTTCCGAGGCAAAGAAAAAGGGCTTTGCGGCAGACTGTTTCCAGTCCAACTCGGAAGGGGCGATTATCGACGCAATCCAGTCCTGTTATCAGGCCTGCGACGGCATTATTTTAAACGCCGGTGCCTACACCCATTACAGCTACGCCATCCGCGACGCGATTTCTTCCGTTATGGTGCCCTGTGTGGAGGTACACCTTTCAGACATTCATGCCAGGGAGCCGTTCCGCAGCGTATCGGTGCTGGAGCCCGTTTGCGTGAAACAAATCTGCGGATTGGGCAAACAGGGATATGTGCTGGCTGTTGAGGAACTGATAAAAAACCATGTTCGATAA
- a CDS encoding CTP synthase, with protein sequence MLKYIFVTGGVVSGLGKGITAASLGRLLKARGYRVTIQKFDPYINIDPGTMSPIQHGEVFVTDDGAETDLDLGHYERFIDENLNENSNVTTGKVYWSVINKERTGDYLGGTVQVIPHITNEIKERIYRAGAHGGTDVVITEIGGTVGDIESLPFLESIRQVATEVGRENVLYIHVALIPFLGKNGELKSKPAQHSVKELLGIGIQPDIVVCRAERTLDDEIINKLSLFCNISPEAVIPNMDADVLYEVPLMLEREGLARVALKKLGLRDPKPNLYDWEKFVERSKNLKKNVTIALVGKYVVLRDAYISVVESLKHGGVANNADVHIKWVNSEFITEENIEECLGNVDGIIIPGGFGDRGIEGMVLSCRYARENDIPYFGICLGMQVAVIEYARNVLGLKTANSTEFDPGTTSPVIDIMPGQKDIDKLGGTMRLGKYPCVLDGESAAYRAYGETEISERHRHRYEVNNAYRDRLESKGMTFSGKSPDGLLCEITEVPANSWFVGVQFHPEFKSRPNRPHPLFRDFIKFSLLNKEKDREC encoded by the coding sequence ATGCTGAAGTACATATTTGTTACCGGCGGTGTTGTGTCAGGTTTGGGCAAGGGAATTACGGCTGCGTCGCTGGGAAGACTTCTTAAGGCGCGCGGATACCGGGTTACCATTCAGAAGTTCGACCCCTATATTAATATTGATCCCGGAACCATGAGCCCTATCCAGCACGGCGAAGTTTTCGTAACAGACGATGGTGCAGAAACAGACCTTGATCTGGGACATTACGAACGGTTTATTGATGAGAATTTAAACGAAAACAGCAACGTTACAACCGGAAAGGTTTATTGGAGCGTTATTAATAAAGAAAGAACCGGCGATTATCTGGGCGGAACGGTTCAGGTTATCCCCCATATCACAAACGAGATTAAAGAGCGGATTTACCGCGCAGGTGCCCACGGCGGCACCGATGTGGTGATTACTGAAATCGGCGGCACCGTCGGCGACATTGAAAGCCTTCCGTTTTTAGAGTCTATCCGGCAGGTGGCAACAGAGGTCGGCAGAGAAAACGTGCTTTACATACACGTTGCGCTCATTCCGTTCCTGGGTAAAAATGGTGAATTAAAGTCAAAACCGGCCCAGCACAGCGTAAAAGAGCTGTTGGGAATTGGAATTCAGCCAGACATTGTGGTCTGCCGTGCAGAGCGTACGCTAGACGACGAAATTATTAATAAATTATCTTTGTTTTGCAACATTTCGCCGGAAGCAGTGATTCCGAATATGGACGCCGACGTGCTCTATGAAGTTCCGCTTATGCTGGAACGGGAAGGCCTGGCAAGGGTTGCGTTAAAGAAATTGGGGCTAAGGGATCCAAAACCAAACCTATACGACTGGGAAAAGTTCGTGGAACGGTCAAAAAACCTGAAAAAAAATGTCACAATCGCACTGGTTGGAAAATATGTTGTTTTGAGGGATGCTTATATCAGCGTTGTTGAATCCTTAAAACACGGCGGCGTGGCAAATAACGCCGATGTGCATATCAAGTGGGTGAACTCGGAGTTTATCACCGAGGAGAATATAGAAGAATGTCTTGGAAATGTGGACGGGATTATCATTCCCGGCGGTTTCGGTGACAGGGGAATTGAAGGAATGGTACTGTCCTGCCGCTACGCGCGGGAAAACGACATTCCGTACTTTGGAATTTGTCTCGGAATGCAGGTCGCTGTCATTGAATATGCCAGAAATGTGTTAGGCTTAAAAACGGCGAACTCAACGGAGTTTGACCCGGGAACGACCTCGCCGGTGATTGACATTATGCCTGGACAGAAAGACATTGATAAGCTCGGGGGCACCATGCGACTGGGAAAATATCCGTGTGTTTTAGACGGGGAATCGGCTGCGTATAGGGCTTACGGCGAAACTGAAATTTCAGAGCGCCACAGACACAGGTATGAAGTCAACAATGCATACCGCGACAGGCTTGAGTCCAAAGGCATGACGTTTTCAGGGAAATCGCCTGACGGTTTGCTCTGTGAAATTACAGAGGTTCCGGCCAACAGCTGGTTTGTGGGCGTTCAGTTCCATCCGGAATTTAAATCCAGACCGAACAGGCCTCATCCGTTGTTTCGTGACTTTATTAAATTCAGCCTGTTAAATAAGGAAAAAGACCGGGAATGTTAG
- a CDS encoding S-layer homology domain-containing protein, whose amino-acid sequence MKNLKKLVSVIVTVAMLISSLAALSVGAATGQYGDVQESNSYYKAIKVLSGLGIVEGDDEGNFNPTSNIKRSEMVAMVCRAMGQEDVAKASGGSSFDDVAADHWAAGYIAWGVAGDIIYGVGDNKFDPDANVKFQDAVVMVLRALGYERIAQRSENGGYPTGYLKVASQRGVLASTNFDGATAATREVVAQVIYNALTTPLVDVSYYAPNPKDDEYVVYDGKNGTDLRTLLTYTNEIYKVKAVVENTAKTDENLRKDVDNPKAELDIIGTYDYYWDEILDNQFSSKNSTIKPYAGETEVGDYLGYTVEAYIAENDNEEWELLAVVVDSKSTDSETVSANFEAYDEQEGTFEYYEDLNDSKTVKIDTKTGDDLSVYYNGSKISMKEIEKEFGSLEKLLVDEANSITFMGPKNDDYDKIFVTDYSYAQVDTVRVDESFVKFTSGGLSLDPDDRGNDTFVYNLYDADGNTITLEDVQEDDIFNIVAPLVGGERKPLDDNVPYMDIYVTNETVTGTVDEEVEKDYKYMIAGEEYIIDRNATLKVGDEGIFYITIDGLVFDSDAASVVNKNYSFIVTYGNDIVFSVKTHMLKLFTADGALETYTVAPTLKVYDGDEFKTYKRNDKTQDAFFETIEDLVADETTKEAAIAKLGERIVTFRTNDSNEITELRFAKQGANFNVASSDSYKYNEDTQVFGSWDLNDDSKLFVAPVSDIATNAYNVDEDDLEIASFSSLDEDKNGGYSAFLYTFDRDEYLGAALVSEEIDGTLKKSHLAVVKTRSTGLDADGSDIDKYTFVQSGETITMGVDYDEMDAVKTMDTGDVFRYTKNGDGEIKKTNFIYDASTRSFDAGDFTYAKYDENDVAIVYGEVTDIRSNKMTVDAVGVDVEGGLKLTLNETDGNTYALVDESRLTSTNKSAAVKALGSSANIKSSYGSNEYFVVALIGETTRYEDCVQILHK is encoded by the coding sequence ATGAAAAATCTCAAAAAGTTAGTCTCCGTAATTGTTACGGTTGCTATGCTTATCAGCTCATTGGCTGCATTAAGCGTTGGCGCTGCAACAGGACAGTATGGAGACGTACAAGAATCAAATAGCTACTACAAAGCTATTAAAGTTCTTTCCGGTCTTGGTATTGTAGAGGGTGATGATGAAGGCAACTTCAACCCCACAAGCAATATCAAAAGATCAGAAATGGTCGCTATGGTTTGTAGAGCAATGGGCCAAGAAGATGTTGCAAAAGCATCTGGCGGAAGCTCATTTGACGATGTAGCTGCAGATCATTGGGCAGCAGGCTACATTGCATGGGGCGTTGCAGGCGACATCATTTATGGTGTTGGCGACAACAAATTTGACCCCGATGCAAATGTTAAATTCCAGGATGCAGTTGTTATGGTTCTCAGAGCGTTAGGTTATGAAAGAATTGCTCAGAGAAGCGAAAACGGCGGTTATCCCACAGGTTATCTGAAAGTTGCTTCTCAGAGAGGCGTTCTTGCAAGCACAAACTTTGACGGTGCTACAGCTGCTACAAGAGAAGTAGTTGCTCAGGTTATCTACAATGCATTAACCACACCATTGGTAGACGTTTCTTACTATGCGCCGAACCCGAAAGATGACGAATATGTTGTTTACGACGGTAAAAACGGCACAGACTTAAGAACACTTCTTACCTACACAAATGAAATTTATAAGGTAAAAGCTGTTGTAGAAAACACTGCTAAAACGGACGAAAATCTCCGTAAAGATGTTGACAACCCGAAAGCAGAGCTTGATATAATCGGTACATATGATTATTATTGGGACGAAATTTTAGACAATCAGTTCTCTTCTAAAAATTCAACAATTAAACCGTATGCAGGCGAAACCGAAGTTGGCGACTACCTGGGTTACACAGTTGAAGCCTATATCGCTGAGAATGACAATGAAGAATGGGAACTCTTAGCAGTTGTTGTTGACTCTAAGTCGACAGACTCAGAAACTGTTTCTGCTAACTTTGAAGCATATGATGAACAAGAGGGTACATTCGAGTACTATGAAGATCTTAACGATTCAAAAACCGTTAAGATTGATACGAAGACAGGCGATGATCTCTCTGTATACTATAATGGTTCTAAAATTAGTATGAAAGAGATTGAGAAAGAATTTGGTTCTTTAGAAAAATTATTAGTCGATGAAGCAAATTCTATTACGTTCATGGGTCCGAAGAATGATGACTATGACAAAATCTTTGTTACAGACTATTCTTATGCGCAGGTTGATACAGTAAGAGTTGATGAAAGCTTTGTTAAGTTTACTTCAGGCGGTTTATCTTTAGACCCCGATGACAGAGGCAATGATACATTTGTTTATAACCTCTATGACGCTGATGGCAATACAATTACATTAGAAGATGTTCAGGAAGATGATATCTTTAATATTGTCGCTCCGTTAGTTGGTGGTGAGAGAAAGCCGTTAGATGACAATGTTCCTTATATGGATATCTATGTAACAAATGAAACTGTAACAGGAACAGTTGATGAAGAAGTAGAGAAAGATTACAAATACATGATTGCAGGCGAAGAATATATCATTGATAGAAACGCAACCCTCAAGGTTGGTGATGAAGGTATCTTCTATATCACAATTGACGGCCTTGTATTTGATTCTGACGCTGCTTCTGTAGTAAACAAGAATTATTCCTTTATCGTTACATATGGTAATGATATAGTTTTCAGTGTTAAAACACATATGCTCAAGCTGTTTACTGCTGACGGTGCTCTTGAGACCTACACAGTAGCTCCCACTTTAAAGGTTTATGATGGGGATGAATTTAAAACCTATAAGAGAAATGACAAAACTCAGGATGCGTTCTTCGAAACGATTGAAGATTTAGTTGCTGATGAAACAACGAAAGAAGCTGCAATAGCTAAGCTTGGTGAGAGAATTGTTACATTTAGGACCAATGACAGTAATGAAATTACAGAGCTTAGATTTGCAAAGCAAGGTGCTAATTTTAATGTAGCATCTTCTGACAGCTATAAATATAATGAGGACACACAGGTATTTGGTAGCTGGGATTTAAATGATGATTCCAAACTCTTTGTTGCTCCGGTATCAGATATTGCTACCAATGCTTACAATGTAGATGAAGATGATCTTGAAATTGCTTCATTCTCTTCTTTAGACGAAGATAAGAATGGTGGATATTCTGCATTCTTATACACCTTTGATAGAGACGAGTACCTTGGTGCGGCACTTGTTAGTGAAGAAATTGATGGTACACTGAAGAAGTCTCACTTAGCTGTTGTTAAGACAAGATCTACAGGTCTTGATGCTGACGGTTCAGACATTGATAAATACACATTCGTTCAGAGCGGCGAAACCATTACAATGGGCGTTGATTATGACGAGATGGACGCAGTTAAAACAATGGATACAGGTGACGTTTTCCGTTACACCAAGAATGGTGATGGTGAAATCAAGAAGACAAACTTCATCTATGATGCATCAACAAGAAGCTTTGATGCTGGCGATTTCACTTATGCTAAGTATGATGAAAATGATGTTGCAATTGTTTACGGTGAAGTAACAGACATCAGAAGCAATAAGATGACTGTTGATGCTGTAGGTGTAGACGTTGAAGGCGGCCTGAAACTTACGTTGAATGAAACAGATGGTAACACCTATGCTTTAGTTGACGAAAGCAGATTGACCAGCACAAACAAATCTGCAGCTGTTAAAGCTTTGGGTAGCTCTGCAAATATCAAATCTTCTTATGGAAGCAATGAATACTTTGTTGTAGCACTTATTGGTGAAACAACACGATATGAAGACTGTGTACAGATTTTGCACAAATAA
- a CDS encoding SGNH/GDSL hydrolase family protein, with translation MARSLKGTICIFMCIYMIFGIQAVTAEPEVIIWEPTARVVIKGAVDSAKAGEPVTVILLDKEADPQNYQSDDVGFLDQIIVSEDGGYQFSFTLNKAIERYKLVMYLAGENITKSVISATTNNKLISAQVDITRGVTAADILVNFTNDLQVENSTYVVIASYYDESNKLLLVESTPVKDLSNTFQSSDRITTQYPDGAKYLKVFVWDSTETMIPLAAPAKSDLDEVKTIACWGDSLTYGRNQGTDCSYPKVLAELTGLEVYNMGVGGETATTIAARQGALDIVIDKAFTIPADKTPVEITFKSSDGGVVTPRNTSAGGWNPCTINGVEGILSISINTEVWPRVLNWAKFTRTTPGTAVSVSAGTKLVPQAQSVNGDINIFFTGTNGGWTPANTNANDNSTEDVAALVALIQKQIANTKSDKYVVIGLTNGGTYAWDSLNAALAQAFGNRFLDAKAYLASMQALNDAGIVPTETDLQFLGEGKIPLSLNCSPEDTTHLSDVGYTLLAKQVYQKLLELGYISK, from the coding sequence ATGGCAAGGAGTTTAAAAGGTACGATATGTATTTTTATGTGCATTTACATGATTTTTGGAATTCAAGCGGTTACAGCGGAACCAGAAGTTATCATTTGGGAGCCGACAGCGCGGGTAGTAATTAAAGGAGCTGTTGACAGTGCAAAAGCAGGAGAGCCGGTGACGGTTATACTGTTGGATAAAGAAGCAGACCCGCAGAATTATCAGTCAGATGATGTCGGATTTCTTGACCAAATAATTGTGAGTGAGGACGGCGGCTATCAGTTTTCGTTTACACTCAACAAGGCAATTGAGCGGTATAAGCTGGTGATGTATCTTGCCGGTGAAAACATTACAAAGAGTGTAATTTCTGCTACCACAAACAACAAGCTGATATCTGCGCAGGTCGATATAACGCGCGGTGTTACGGCAGCGGACATTTTAGTGAATTTTACAAACGATTTACAAGTTGAAAACTCTACATATGTAGTTATTGCTTCCTATTATGATGAAAGCAATAAATTGCTTTTGGTGGAGTCTACTCCGGTGAAGGATCTATCGAATACATTTCAATCGTCAGACCGCATTACAACGCAATATCCAGATGGAGCAAAGTATTTAAAGGTGTTTGTCTGGGATTCAACGGAAACAATGATTCCCCTTGCGGCTCCGGCAAAATCAGACCTTGATGAAGTGAAAACAATTGCGTGCTGGGGCGATAGCCTGACTTATGGACGGAACCAGGGCACCGACTGTTCCTATCCGAAAGTGCTTGCAGAGCTAACGGGCCTTGAGGTTTATAACATGGGCGTGGGCGGTGAAACGGCCACAACAATTGCCGCAAGGCAGGGTGCTTTGGACATTGTCATTGACAAGGCCTTTACGATTCCGGCAGACAAAACCCCGGTTGAAATTACATTTAAGTCCTCCGACGGCGGCGTAGTAACTCCTAGAAATACAAGCGCTGGCGGCTGGAATCCCTGCACCATTAACGGTGTGGAGGGAATATTGTCAATCAGTATTAATACGGAGGTGTGGCCCCGTGTGTTAAACTGGGCCAAGTTCACAAGAACAACGCCCGGTACGGCAGTATCTGTTTCTGCTGGTACAAAACTGGTGCCCCAGGCGCAGTCTGTCAATGGCGACATCAATATCTTTTTTACCGGCACAAACGGCGGCTGGACGCCTGCGAACACCAACGCAAACGACAATTCGACTGAAGATGTTGCGGCTTTGGTTGCGCTGATTCAGAAGCAAATTGCCAATACAAAGTCTGATAAGTATGTAGTTATTGGCCTGACCAACGGTGGAACTTATGCATGGGACAGTCTGAACGCCGCGCTGGCCCAGGCGTTTGGGAACCGATTTTTAGACGCAAAAGCTTATTTGGCTTCGATGCAGGCGCTAAATGACGCAGGCATTGTGCCCACTGAAACAGATTTGCAGTTTTTAGGGGAAGGAAAAATACCTTTGTCACTCAACTGCTCACCAGAGGACACAACGCATTTAAGCGATGTTGGCTATACGCTTTTGGCAAAACAGGTTTATCAGAAGCTGTTGGAGCTTGGTTATATTTCAAAATAA
- the queA gene encoding tRNA preQ1(34) S-adenosylmethionine ribosyltransferase-isomerase QueA has protein sequence MLVTDFDYNLPEELIAQTPLADRPASRLLVLDKVTGKTEHKHFRDILSYLNPGDCLVLNDTKVIPARLFGQREDTKAPVEFLLLAQKDNDVWDVILKPGKKCRPGHIISFGDGRLKAEILEITEGGNRLVKFYYNGIFNEILSELGETPLPPYIHEKLADRNRYQTVYAKHDGSAAAPTAGLHFNEEMLEAVKAKGIKLAFVTLHVGLGTFRPVKADKVTDHLMHSEYYHVTNETAEIINSTKRSGGKVICVGTTSTRVVESIADENGFLAPASGYTNIFIYPGYRFKCLDGLITNFHLPKSTLIMLVSALAGKEHVLAAYREAVQEQYRFFSFGDAMLIL, from the coding sequence ATGTTGGTAACAGATTTTGATTATAACCTGCCGGAGGAACTGATTGCGCAAACCCCGCTTGCAGACCGGCCTGCCTCGCGTCTTTTGGTTTTGGACAAGGTCACAGGAAAAACTGAGCACAAGCATTTTCGCGATATTCTTTCCTATTTAAATCCAGGCGACTGCCTGGTGCTTAACGACACAAAGGTTATTCCGGCCCGCCTGTTTGGTCAGCGGGAGGATACAAAGGCCCCGGTTGAGTTCCTTCTGCTGGCGCAAAAGGATAATGATGTGTGGGATGTAATTTTAAAACCCGGAAAAAAATGCAGACCGGGCCATATTATTTCTTTTGGAGACGGACGGCTGAAAGCTGAAATTTTAGAAATTACCGAAGGCGGAAACCGGCTGGTAAAGTTTTATTATAACGGTATTTTTAACGAAATCCTATCAGAACTGGGCGAAACGCCCCTGCCGCCTTATATTCATGAAAAACTTGCCGACCGCAACCGTTACCAAACGGTTTATGCCAAGCATGACGGTTCCGCCGCAGCCCCAACCGCCGGCCTGCACTTTAACGAAGAAATGCTGGAGGCGGTTAAGGCAAAGGGCATAAAGCTGGCGTTTGTTACGCTTCATGTTGGGCTGGGCACCTTTCGGCCTGTAAAGGCAGACAAAGTGACCGACCATTTAATGCATTCTGAATACTACCATGTAACAAATGAAACCGCGGAAATCATTAACAGCACCAAACGCAGCGGAGGGAAAGTGATTTGCGTCGGCACAACGTCAACCCGTGTGGTCGAGTCCATAGCGGATGAAAACGGTTTTCTCGCGCCCGCCTCAGGATATACAAACATTTTTATTTATCCCGGTTATCGGTTTAAATGCCTAGACGGATTGATTACAAATTTTCATCTACCGAAGTCCACGTTAATCATGCTTGTGTCCGCCCTGGCAGGCAAAGAGCATGTTTTGGCCGCTTACCGCGAAGCAGTTCAGGAACAATACCGCTTCTTTAGCTTTGGCGACGCAATGCTTATTTTATAA
- a CDS encoding MurR/RpiR family transcriptional regulator codes for MDILTQIDKDFSSMSKRHKLIAEYIRKNYDKAAFMNVEQLSLAAGVSEATVVRFSSELGYGKYQHFQQALKDYAKSRLTSVQRMDRAYDLYRDTDILTSVLNADIDKIKTTLAQIDRQAFLGAIDKILNAENIYIIGLRSASSLAGFLGYYLNHMFSNIHLVNTASAGEIFEQMFRVQSGDVVIGISFPRYSLRTVRALRYAKKMGAAVVGVTDGENSPILELSDHTLLAKSDMESFVDSLVAPLSVLNALVVAIGMKRKDEASKTLKKLESIWQDNEVYDNGEK; via the coding sequence ATGGATATTCTTACACAAATTGACAAGGACTTTTCATCAATGAGCAAACGGCACAAGCTAATCGCCGAATACATACGAAAAAATTACGATAAGGCTGCGTTTATGAACGTTGAACAGCTCTCTTTGGCGGCTGGAGTCAGCGAGGCCACGGTGGTGCGGTTTTCTTCAGAGCTTGGCTACGGAAAATATCAGCACTTTCAGCAGGCCCTGAAGGACTATGCAAAGTCCCGGCTGACCAGTGTTCAGCGCATGGACCGGGCCTATGACTTATACCGTGACACAGACATTTTAACGTCTGTTCTAAACGCCGATATTGATAAAATTAAAACCACCCTTGCACAAATCGACCGCCAGGCGTTTCTCGGTGCCATCGACAAAATTTTAAACGCCGAAAACATTTATATTATCGGTCTGCGCAGCGCCTCCTCCCTGGCCGGGTTTTTAGGATACTATTTAAATCATATGTTTTCAAACATTCACCTGGTGAACACTGCCAGCGCAGGGGAAATTTTTGAGCAAATGTTCCGCGTGCAAAGCGGCGATGTAGTTATCGGCATCAGCTTCCCGCGGTATTCCCTTAGAACCGTGCGGGCACTGCGCTACGCAAAAAAAATGGGCGCGGCGGTAGTTGGCGTTACCGACGGGGAAAACTCCCCTATTTTAGAGCTTTCCGACCATACATTGCTTGCCAAAAGCGACATGGAGTCCTTTGTGGACTCTCTGGTTGCGCCGCTTTCTGTTTTAAATGCGCTGGTTGTGGCAATCGGCATGAAACGAAAGGACGAAGCCAGCAAAACATTAAAAAAACTGGAAAGCATTTGGCAGGATAACGAGGTGTATGACAATGGAGAAAAATGA
- a CDS encoding OadG family transporter subunit, whose translation MTISLKAAEQIGDFTVFGFGFGLVFVGLICIILICSIVGALCKSLIKDKGNGADTAVVQDAGNLAPAAVSGGYQDKGEFVAAVSAVIAEELGTDVTGIRVLSIKKLS comes from the coding sequence ATGACAATTTCATTGAAGGCAGCGGAACAAATTGGAGATTTTACAGTGTTTGGTTTCGGTTTTGGTCTTGTTTTTGTAGGTCTTATATGCATCATTTTAATTTGCAGCATTGTTGGCGCTCTGTGTAAAAGCCTGATTAAAGACAAGGGCAACGGCGCAGATACTGCTGTAGTGCAAGATGCAGGAAATTTGGCGCCTGCAGCTGTAAGCGGCGGCTATCAGGATAAAGGCGAATTTGTGGCGGCGGTTTCTGCAGTGATTGCGGAGGAACTTGGCACAGACGTAACCGGAATTCGGGTACTTTCTATTAAAAAATTATCATAA
- a CDS encoding biotin/lipoyl-containing protein, with translation MTETMKKYKVNVNGTDYEIAIELMDGNAKAEELKSAPKAAPEAPKAPAAAGAGEKVTCPMPGNILAVNVNVGDSVKEGQVLMVLEAMKMENEIMAPCSGKITSVGVTKGATVESGALLCTIE, from the coding sequence ATGACTGAAACGATGAAAAAGTATAAAGTAAATGTAAACGGAACCGATTATGAAATTGCAATTGAACTGATGGACGGCAATGCTAAAGCAGAGGAATTAAAATCTGCTCCCAAAGCAGCACCTGAAGCGCCAAAGGCACCTGCTGCAGCCGGCGCTGGTGAAAAGGTTACATGTCCGATGCCGGGCAACATTTTAGCTGTGAACGTGAACGTGGGCGACAGCGTAAAAGAGGGCCAGGTTCTTATGGTTTTAGAAGCAATGAAAATGGAAAATGAAATTATGGCACCGTGCAGCGGAAAAATTACATCTGTTGGCGTTACAAAAGGCGCGACCGTTGAAAGCGGCGCACTGCTTTGCACAATCGAATAA